In the Methylomonas rhizoryzae genome, one interval contains:
- the hisG gene encoding ATP phosphoribosyltransferase, with protein MLTIAVSKGRIYEEALPFLEQAGITPVDDPDKSRKLILQTTRPDVQLVIIRATDVPTFVEYGAADLGIAGKDVLMEHGAESLYEPLDLGIAGCRLMTAGPVGAPPVKGRLRVATKYVKSAQRYFANLGIQAEIIKLYGSMELAPLVGLADCIVDLVDTGNTLKANGLEPRELIADITSRLVVNKAAMKMKHQAIQALIDQFETTLAKRAQS; from the coding sequence ATGCTGACCATCGCCGTTTCCAAAGGCAGGATTTACGAAGAAGCCTTGCCGTTTCTCGAACAAGCCGGCATTACTCCGGTAGACGACCCGGATAAAAGCCGCAAGCTGATTTTGCAAACCACCCGCCCGGACGTACAACTGGTGATCATTCGCGCCACCGACGTGCCGACCTTCGTCGAATACGGCGCGGCCGACCTGGGTATCGCCGGCAAAGACGTGCTGATGGAGCACGGCGCGGAAAGTTTGTACGAACCCTTGGATTTAGGCATAGCCGGCTGCCGGCTGATGACGGCCGGGCCGGTCGGCGCACCGCCGGTCAAGGGACGCTTGCGGGTGGCTACCAAGTATGTCAAATCGGCGCAACGTTATTTCGCGAATCTCGGCATCCAGGCCGAGATCATCAAATTGTACGGCTCGATGGAACTGGCTCCGCTGGTCGGTTTGGCCGATTGCATCGTCGATCTGGTCGATACCGGCAATACCCTGAAAGCCAACGGCCTGGAGCCGCGCGAATTGATCGCCGACATTACCTCGCGGCTGGTAGTCAACAAGGCGGCCATGAAAATGAAACATCAAGCTATTCAGGCTTTAATCGACCAATTCGAAACCACCCTGGCTAAGAGGGCACAGTCATGA
- the murA gene encoding UDP-N-acetylglucosamine 1-carboxyvinyltransferase, translating to MDKLLITGGNPLSGEIKISGAKNAALPILAATILSELPVSIGNVPHLRDITTSLELLGQMGVRLLVDEKMNVEVDSSRIDKYEAPYELVKTMRASILVLGPLLARFGEAHVSLPGGCAIGSRPVDIHIDSLVKMGADIEVEAGYIHAKAKRLKGCRLVLEKITVTGTENILMAATLAEGTTIIENAAKEPEVSDLAHFLNKMGAKISGIGTDILTVEGVERLGRPGLHYDILPDRIETGTYLVAGAISRGRVKLKNTDPTLLDAVLDKLKETGAKITCGDNWIELDMEGRRPHAVSVRTAPYPAFPTDMQAQFTALNAVADGVGVITETVFENRFMHMQELQRMGAQIRLESNTAIISGIERLTGAPVMATDLRASASLVLAGLVADGDTLVDRIYHIDRGYDHIEEKLTQLGATIRRVPE from the coding sequence ATGGATAAATTACTGATTACCGGCGGCAACCCCTTATCGGGCGAAATCAAAATATCCGGCGCCAAAAACGCCGCTTTGCCGATTTTAGCCGCAACCATACTATCCGAACTGCCGGTCAGTATCGGCAACGTGCCGCATTTGCGCGACATCACCACCAGCCTGGAACTGTTGGGGCAAATGGGCGTGCGGCTGCTGGTCGACGAAAAAATGAACGTCGAAGTCGACAGCAGCCGCATCGACAAATACGAAGCGCCCTACGAACTGGTCAAAACCATGCGCGCTTCCATCCTGGTATTAGGTCCGCTGCTGGCCCGCTTCGGCGAAGCGCACGTGTCGCTGCCGGGCGGCTGCGCGATAGGTTCCAGACCGGTGGACATCCATATCGACTCGTTGGTTAAAATGGGTGCGGATATCGAGGTCGAGGCCGGCTACATCCATGCCAAAGCCAAGCGCTTAAAGGGCTGCCGCCTGGTACTGGAAAAAATCACCGTGACCGGCACCGAAAACATTCTGATGGCCGCCACCCTGGCCGAGGGCACTACCATTATCGAAAATGCCGCCAAGGAACCCGAGGTTTCCGATTTGGCGCATTTTTTAAACAAGATGGGCGCCAAAATCAGCGGCATAGGCACCGATATTTTGACGGTAGAGGGCGTTGAACGGCTGGGCCGGCCGGGTTTGCACTATGACATTCTGCCGGACCGGATCGAAACCGGCACCTATTTGGTAGCCGGCGCGATCAGCCGCGGCCGAGTCAAATTGAAAAATACCGATCCGACCTTGCTGGACGCGGTGCTGGACAAACTGAAAGAAACCGGCGCAAAAATCACCTGCGGCGATAACTGGATAGAATTGGACATGGAAGGCCGCCGCCCGCACGCCGTTTCGGTGCGCACCGCCCCCTATCCGGCGTTTCCGACCGACATGCAAGCCCAATTTACCGCATTGAATGCGGTGGCCGACGGAGTGGGCGTGATCACCGAAACGGTATTCGAAAACCGCTTCATGCACATGCAAGAGTTGCAACGCATGGGGGCGCAAATCCGGCTGGAGTCCAATACCGCGATTATTTCCGGCATAGAACGTTTGACCGGCGCACCGGTCATGGCCACGGACCTGCGCGCCTCGGCTAGTTTGGTGTTGGCCGGTTTGGTGGCGGACGGCGACACGTTGGTCGACAGGATTTATCACATCGACCGCGGTTACGATCACATCGAAGAAAAATTGACTCAATTAGGCGCGACCATACGCCGGGTACCCGAATAA
- a CDS encoding STAS domain-containing protein, which produces MGRLNLTEQAPGYFSVEGNLTFANIDKHSLQSFRYLKGIDEICIDLAQVKTTDSAGLALMIEWIRHSRMIRARLTFKNVPEQLLALARLSGLDKTDYFSGAGA; this is translated from the coding sequence ATGGGCAGATTGAACCTTACCGAGCAAGCGCCCGGCTATTTCAGCGTGGAAGGCAATTTGACCTTTGCCAACATCGACAAGCACAGCTTGCAGTCGTTTCGATACCTGAAAGGCATAGACGAAATCTGCATCGATTTGGCCCAAGTCAAGACCACCGACAGTGCCGGCTTGGCGTTAATGATCGAATGGATTCGCCACAGCAGGATGATACGCGCGCGCTTAACCTTCAAAAACGTACCGGAACAATTGTTGGCCCTCGCCAGATTAAGCGGTTTGGATAAAACCGACTATTTTTCCGGCGCCGGCGCTTGA
- the mlaD gene encoding outer membrane lipid asymmetry maintenance protein MlaD yields the protein MQHSHTQDTLVGLFVAAGIGALFYMALQISNLGTYTSNDSYTVTARFQNSGGLKVKSPVSVAGVRIGRVSSIALDKDSHESIVTMRIESRYDNLPMDSAASIYTAGLLGEQYISIDPGSSDDYLQDKSQIDITSSAIVLEQMIGKFLLNKADSK from the coding sequence ATGCAGCACTCGCACACACAGGACACCCTGGTCGGCTTGTTCGTGGCCGCGGGCATAGGCGCCCTGTTTTACATGGCGCTACAAATCAGCAACCTGGGCACTTACACCAGCAACGACAGCTATACGGTGACCGCGCGGTTTCAAAATTCCGGGGGATTGAAAGTCAAATCGCCGGTCTCGGTCGCCGGCGTGCGCATCGGTCGAGTATCTTCGATCGCTTTGGATAAAGACAGCCACGAGTCGATAGTGACAATGCGCATCGAATCCCGGTACGACAATCTGCCTATGGATTCCGCGGCCAGCATCTATACCGCCGGCTTGTTGGGCGAGCAATACATCAGCATCGATCCGGGCTCGTCGGACGACTATCTACAAGACAAAAGCCAAATCGACATCACCAGTTCGGCCATCGTGCTGGAGCAAATGATAGGCAAGTTTTTGCTGAACAAAGCGGATAGCAAATAA
- the mlaE gene encoding lipid asymmetry maintenance ABC transporter permease subunit MlaE codes for MLHYLESLGQTTRVGFAKLGRGTFFLLHTLSGIGEVLPRLNLLTKQMYSVGVLSFLIIAISGLFVGMVLALQGFYILSDFGAEESLGLMVAASLVRELGPVVSALLFAGRAGSALTAEIGLMKATEQLSGMEMMAVDPINRIISPRFLAGLLSNPLLAAIFSTIGVMGGYLVGVGMLGVDDGSFWAQMQAGIDFREDIVNGWVKSLVFGFVVSWIALFEGYDAVPTSEGVSRATTRTVVNSAFAILGLDFILTALMFGDI; via the coding sequence ATGTTGCATTACTTGGAATCATTGGGACAAACCACCCGCGTCGGTTTCGCCAAATTGGGGCGCGGCACGTTCTTTCTGCTGCACACCCTGTCCGGCATAGGCGAAGTGCTGCCGCGCCTGAATTTACTGACCAAACAAATGTATTCGGTCGGCGTGCTGTCGTTTTTGATCATCGCCATATCCGGGCTGTTCGTCGGCATGGTGCTGGCACTGCAAGGTTTTTATATCCTGTCGGACTTCGGCGCCGAAGAGTCCTTGGGGCTGATGGTGGCCGCCTCGCTGGTGCGCGAATTAGGCCCGGTCGTTTCGGCCCTGTTATTCGCCGGCCGGGCCGGATCGGCCTTGACCGCCGAGATCGGTTTGATGAAAGCCACCGAACAATTGTCCGGCATGGAAATGATGGCGGTAGACCCTATCAACCGCATCATTTCGCCGCGCTTTTTGGCCGGCTTGCTCTCCAACCCGTTACTGGCGGCAATTTTCAGCACCATAGGCGTAATGGGCGGTTATCTGGTCGGGGTCGGCATGCTGGGCGTCGACGACGGCTCGTTCTGGGCACAAATGCAAGCCGGCATCGATTTTCGCGAAGACATCGTCAACGGCTGGGTGAAAAGCTTGGTATTCGGTTTTGTAGTGTCTTGGATCGCATTGTTCGAAGGTTACGACGCCGTCCCGACTTCCGAAGGGGTTAGCCGCGCCACCACCCGTACCGTGGTCAATTCGGCGTTTGCCATTTTAGGCTTGGATTTCATTTTAACGGCTTTGATGTTCGGAGACATTTAA
- a CDS encoding ABC transporter ATP-binding protein, translated as MPSRAVSHDSIVAVKNLSFSRGARKIFDDVSLTIQRGKVTAIMGPSGTGKTTLLKLIGGQLYPDAGQILVDGQDVHRLKTKQLYALRKRMGMLFQSGALLTDMNVYDNVAFPLREHTHLPESMIRTLVLMKLNAVGLRGARELMPAELSGGMARRVALARAIALDPMMIMYDEPFTGQDPISMGVLVHLIKSLNNTLGLTSIVVSHDVQETAAIADYVYVLSDSKIIGQGTPQQLAVSQSEWVRQFMNGDADGPVHFHYPARDYLDDLLASK; from the coding sequence ATGCCTAGCCGCGCCGTCTCTCACGACTCTATCGTCGCCGTCAAAAATCTTAGTTTCTCCCGCGGCGCCCGGAAGATTTTCGACGACGTCAGCCTGACCATACAGCGCGGCAAAGTGACTGCGATCATGGGCCCGAGCGGCACCGGTAAAACCACCTTGCTGAAATTGATCGGCGGGCAGTTGTATCCGGATGCCGGACAAATCCTGGTAGACGGACAAGACGTGCATCGTTTGAAAACCAAGCAACTTTACGCGCTACGCAAACGGATGGGCATGTTGTTTCAAAGCGGCGCGCTGCTGACCGACATGAACGTGTACGATAACGTGGCGTTTCCGTTGCGCGAGCACACCCATTTGCCCGAATCGATGATCCGTACCTTAGTGTTGATGAAATTGAACGCCGTGGGTTTGCGCGGCGCGCGCGAGTTGATGCCGGCCGAATTGTCCGGCGGCATGGCGCGGCGGGTAGCGTTGGCACGGGCGATTGCCTTGGACCCGATGATGATCATGTACGACGAGCCGTTCACCGGCCAAGACCCGATTTCCATGGGCGTGTTGGTGCATTTGATCAAATCGTTGAACAACACCTTGGGTTTGACCAGCATCGTGGTGTCGCACGACGTGCAGGAAACTGCGGCGATTGCCGATTACGTCTACGTATTATCGGACAGTAAAATCATCGGGCAAGGCACACCGCAACAATTGGCGGTGTCGCAATCCGAGTGGGTGCGCCAATTCATGAACGGCGATGCGGACGGACCGGTGCACTTTCATTACCCCGCGCGCGACTATCTCGACGATTTATTAGCCTCTAAATAA
- a CDS encoding KpsF/GutQ family sugar-phosphate isomerase, producing MGFQQDQDVQALALAVIQTEMQAVADLVERIDRQFVAACRQLLACQGRVVVTGMGKSGHIAGKIAATLASTGTPAFFVHPGEASHGDLGMITRQDVVLALSNSGNTEEILTILPIIKRLGVPLIAMTGNPESPLAQFASVHINVGVSQEACPLGLAPTSSTTAALVMGDALAVSLLQARGFTRDDFALSHPGGSLGKRLLLQVQDVMHCNGEIPKVSDAVLVKQALLEMTDKKLGMTAVVNGEGKVRGIFTDGDLRRMLEKNLDVHTTPVSEVMTETCTTIAADILAAEAMQIMETKKINALLVVDADKSLLGALNMHDLLRAGLR from the coding sequence ATGGGTTTTCAGCAAGATCAGGACGTTCAGGCATTGGCGCTCGCGGTGATACAAACCGAGATGCAGGCCGTGGCCGATCTGGTGGAACGCATAGACCGGCAATTCGTAGCCGCCTGTCGGCAACTGCTGGCTTGCCAAGGCCGCGTGGTCGTCACCGGCATGGGCAAGTCCGGACATATCGCCGGCAAAATCGCCGCAACCCTGGCCAGTACCGGTACCCCGGCGTTTTTCGTGCATCCCGGCGAAGCCAGTCACGGGGATTTGGGCATGATCACTCGCCAGGACGTGGTGTTGGCTTTATCCAATTCCGGCAACACCGAAGAAATTTTGACTATCCTACCCATCATTAAGCGCTTGGGGGTGCCGTTAATCGCGATGACCGGCAATCCGGAGTCGCCGTTGGCTCAGTTTGCCAGCGTACATATCAACGTCGGCGTGTCGCAGGAAGCCTGTCCGCTGGGTTTAGCTCCCACCTCCAGTACCACCGCGGCTTTGGTGATGGGAGACGCATTGGCGGTATCTTTGTTGCAGGCGCGGGGGTTTACCCGCGACGACTTCGCGCTGTCGCATCCGGGGGGCAGCTTGGGCAAGCGCCTGCTGTTGCAAGTGCAGGACGTCATGCACTGCAACGGGGAAATACCTAAGGTGTCCGATGCCGTTTTGGTTAAACAGGCTTTGCTGGAGATGACCGACAAGAAACTCGGCATGACCGCCGTGGTCAACGGCGAGGGCAAAGTGAGGGGCATATTTACCGACGGCGACTTGCGCCGCATGCTGGAGAAAAATCTGGATGTACACACGACGCCGGTGTCCGAGGTTATGACCGAAACCTGTACTACGATTGCGGCGGACATCCTGGCTGCAGAAGCGATGCAAATTATGGAAACCAAGAAAATCAACGCCTTGCTTGTGGTAGACGCCGACAAGAGCCTGCTCGGCGCGTTGAATATGCACGATCTGTTGCGCGCGGGTTTGCGCTAA
- the kdsC gene encoding 3-deoxy-manno-octulosonate-8-phosphatase KdsC yields MTEALNHLSGEQRAKISRLKLLILDVDGVLTDGRLFFDDSGKEYKCFHARDGHGIKLLRQTGVEVAVISGRKSHSVTLRMQSLGVDRVYQGHENKRAAFAELLDALDLKAGQAAHVGDDILDLPIMTQVGFAVAVADAHFAVRQRADWCTQNPGGLGAVREVCDLIMLVQNTFDAALKAYL; encoded by the coding sequence ATGACGGAAGCGCTCAATCATTTAAGCGGCGAACAGCGCGCCAAAATCAGCCGGCTGAAATTGCTGATTTTGGACGTTGACGGCGTACTCACCGACGGCAGGCTGTTTTTCGACGATAGCGGCAAGGAGTACAAATGCTTTCACGCCCGCGACGGCCACGGCATTAAATTGTTGCGGCAAACCGGCGTGGAAGTTGCGGTCATTTCCGGTCGCAAGTCGCATTCCGTGACGCTTAGGATGCAAAGTTTGGGGGTTGACCGGGTTTATCAAGGTCACGAAAACAAACGGGCCGCCTTCGCCGAGCTGTTGGACGCGCTGGATCTAAAAGCCGGTCAAGCCGCCCACGTCGGCGACGATATTTTAGACTTGCCCATCATGACTCAGGTCGGATTTGCGGTGGCGGTTGCCGACGCGCATTTCGCGGTCAGGCAACGCGCCGATTGGTGTACTCAAAATCCCGGCGGTTTAGGCGCGGTTCGCGAGGTATGCGATCTGATCATGCTGGTACAAAACACCTTCGACGCGGCGCTAAAGGCTTACTTATGA
- the lptC gene encoding LPS export ABC transporter periplasmic protein LptC, with product MSFWDKYQLYVYVALLALASWWLQQRYEQQQAEIKVAENSPDFYSESYSKVQMDTDGLPKNQLHAKAMQHYKADGTTHLQQPVMTLFNANAAPWLITADSAILAADGDHLQLNGETHISREARVGKPALRVNTSDLNVVLSTHYAETAAWAEIVSVPNKTAGIGMEVTFVSPVNLKLLSKVKGRYEVK from the coding sequence ATGAGCTTTTGGGACAAATATCAGCTATACGTTTACGTAGCTTTGCTGGCGCTGGCCTCGTGGTGGCTGCAGCAGCGTTACGAACAACAACAAGCGGAAATCAAAGTGGCCGAAAACAGCCCGGATTTTTATAGCGAAAGCTACAGCAAAGTACAAATGGACACGGACGGCCTACCGAAAAACCAATTGCACGCCAAAGCGATGCAACATTACAAAGCGGACGGGACAACCCACTTGCAGCAGCCGGTGATGACCTTGTTCAACGCCAACGCGGCGCCTTGGCTGATAACCGCCGATAGCGCAATCTTGGCGGCCGACGGCGATCATTTGCAGCTAAACGGCGAAACCCACATCAGCCGGGAGGCGCGTGTCGGTAAGCCTGCGTTGCGAGTCAATACTTCCGACTTAAACGTCGTACTCTCGACGCATTACGCCGAAACCGCGGCGTGGGCGGAGATTGTCAGTGTGCCCAACAAAACCGCGGGCATCGGTATGGAAGTGACCTTTGTCAGTCCGGTTAACTTGAAGCTATTGTCCAAGGTAAAAGGGCGTTATGAAGTTAAATAA
- the lptA gene encoding lipopolysaccharide transport periplasmic protein LptA, whose translation MKLNKIMLSVFIPLLAVQPIAALESDPEQPVYIDSDQATYNEKAETSTYTGNVVATQGSIKIDADKLVVYLKNGDIVKLVATGNPSKFKQLPAAGKDEIHGEGLVNEFYPDKNLLIFTKNASVWQGDARQSSDYIEYDTKNSLLKAGEASSDGKRVHSVIKPKAKKTP comes from the coding sequence ATGAAGTTAAATAAAATAATGCTGAGCGTTTTTATCCCGTTATTGGCCGTACAGCCGATAGCCGCCTTAGAATCGGATCCCGAGCAACCGGTTTACATCGACTCGGACCAGGCCACTTACAACGAAAAAGCCGAAACCAGTACTTATACCGGCAACGTGGTAGCGACCCAGGGCAGTATCAAAATCGATGCCGACAAGCTGGTGGTGTATCTGAAAAACGGCGACATCGTCAAGCTGGTCGCGACCGGGAATCCGTCCAAATTCAAGCAATTGCCGGCCGCCGGCAAAGACGAAATTCACGGCGAGGGCTTGGTGAACGAGTTTTATCCGGACAAAAATCTGTTGATTTTCACCAAAAACGCTTCGGTGTGGCAGGGCGACGCCCGGCAATCCAGCGATTACATCGAGTACGACACCAAAAATTCGTTGCTGAAAGCCGGCGAGGCCAGTTCGGACGGGAAACGCGTACATTCCGTGATCAAACCTAAAGCGAAAAAAACTCCCTGA
- the lptB gene encoding LPS export ABC transporter ATP-binding protein translates to MARLRANQLFKSYNRRNVVDGVSLQVDTGEVVGLLGPNGAGKTTSFYMLVGLIKAEAGEIFLDELSITHHPMHRRARLGIGYLAQEASVFRKLNVADNLRAVLQIRNDLTDGQIELMIDELLGEFGISHLRSQIALGLSGGERRRVEIARALASEPQFILLDEPFAGVDPISVLELQKIIAHLKNRGIGILITEHKVRETLQICDRAYIMNAGRVIAEGPSRELVDNEEVRRVYLGDTFSL, encoded by the coding sequence ATGGCCCGGCTGCGCGCGAACCAACTCTTCAAAAGCTATAACCGGCGCAACGTGGTCGACGGCGTCAGCCTGCAGGTCGATACCGGCGAGGTAGTCGGCTTGCTCGGTCCAAACGGCGCCGGCAAGACTACCAGTTTCTATATGCTGGTCGGTCTGATCAAGGCCGAGGCCGGCGAAATTTTTCTGGACGAGCTAAGCATCACCCATCACCCTATGCACCGGCGCGCCCGCCTGGGTATCGGTTATTTGGCCCAGGAAGCGTCGGTGTTTCGCAAATTGAACGTAGCCGACAACCTGCGGGCGGTGCTGCAAATCCGTAACGATTTGACCGACGGCCAGATCGAATTGATGATAGACGAACTGTTGGGCGAGTTCGGCATCAGCCACTTGCGCAGCCAAATCGCACTGGGATTGTCCGGCGGAGAAAGGCGTCGGGTCGAAATAGCCAGGGCTCTCGCCTCCGAGCCGCAATTTATTTTGCTCGACGAACCTTTTGCCGGCGTAGATCCCATCTCGGTATTAGAATTGCAAAAAATCATCGCGCATTTGAAAAATCGCGGTATAGGGATATTGATCACCGAACACAAAGTTAGGGAAACTCTGCAAATATGCGACCGGGCCTACATTATGAATGCCGGCCGCGTGATCGCCGAAGGGCCGTCGCGCGAGTTGGTCGATAATGAGGAAGTACGCCGGGTTTATCTGGGCGACACATTTAGTCTATAG
- a CDS encoding RNA polymerase factor sigma-54 — protein MKQSLQLRIGQSLTMTPQLQQAIKLLQMSTLDLQQEIQQALESNMMLEIEEDDLPTLEYRDKKADNNDQMTSEGSQTDMPDELPVDVSWDDVYESTLPTGEDGSDSSEFETFRGKTQTLQDHLLWQLDLTHLSERDYAIATAIIDAINDDGYITGELHDIYQGLLEQLDDLEMDEVQAVLHMIQNFDPVGVGALNLADCLCLQLRQLPDDTPYKEDALEFAGRHLELLTSCDQARLIKRVGFSEEQLKGVLALIRSLDPKPGARLQEADVEYVVPDVFVAKVKDQWQVALNPDIAPKLRINPFYSGMIKRADNSQDNVSMKNHLQEARWFIKSLHSRNDTLLRVAKSIVEKQGEFFEHGPIAMKAMVLRDIAEELDLHESTISRVTTQKYMHTPQGVIEFKYFFSSHVSTDSGGECSATAIRALIKELVGNENPAKPLSDSKISDLLNEKGINVARRTIAKYREAMSIPSTSQRKRLI, from the coding sequence ATGAAGCAATCCTTACAACTTCGCATCGGTCAAAGCTTGACCATGACGCCGCAGCTGCAGCAGGCCATCAAGCTGCTGCAGATGTCGACCTTGGACCTGCAACAAGAAATTCAGCAGGCACTCGAATCCAACATGATGCTGGAAATCGAAGAAGACGATCTGCCGACGTTGGAATATCGGGATAAGAAAGCCGACAACAACGACCAAATGACCAGCGAGGGTTCGCAAACCGATATGCCGGACGAACTGCCGGTCGACGTTAGTTGGGACGACGTTTACGAAAGCACGCTGCCGACCGGAGAAGATGGCTCGGACAGTAGCGAATTCGAAACTTTTCGCGGTAAAACCCAAACCTTGCAAGATCATTTGCTTTGGCAATTGGATTTAACGCATCTCTCCGAACGCGACTACGCAATAGCCACCGCCATTATCGACGCTATCAACGATGACGGCTACATCACCGGCGAATTGCACGATATTTACCAAGGTCTGCTGGAACAATTGGACGATTTGGAAATGGACGAAGTGCAGGCCGTGCTGCACATGATTCAAAATTTCGATCCGGTCGGCGTGGGTGCGTTGAACTTGGCCGATTGCCTGTGTTTACAGCTAAGGCAACTGCCGGACGATACCCCTTACAAGGAAGATGCTCTGGAATTTGCCGGCCGCCATCTGGAGTTGCTGACCAGTTGCGATCAAGCCCGTTTGATCAAACGGGTTGGTTTCAGCGAAGAACAGCTGAAAGGTGTTCTGGCCCTGATTCGCAGCCTGGACCCTAAGCCGGGCGCGAGGCTGCAGGAAGCCGACGTCGAATACGTGGTCCCCGACGTGTTCGTTGCCAAGGTAAAAGACCAATGGCAAGTGGCCTTGAATCCCGACATCGCGCCCAAATTGCGCATCAATCCGTTTTATTCGGGCATGATCAAACGGGCCGACAACAGTCAAGACAATGTCAGCATGAAGAACCATTTGCAGGAAGCACGCTGGTTCATCAAAAGCCTGCACAGCCGCAACGATACCTTGTTGCGGGTGGCCAAAAGCATTGTGGAAAAACAAGGCGAGTTCTTCGAGCATGGCCCCATCGCGATGAAAGCCATGGTGCTAAGAGACATCGCCGAAGAACTGGATTTGCATGAATCGACCATCTCGCGGGTCACCACGCAAAAATACATGCACACTCCGCAAGGCGTCATCGAATTCAAATATTTCTTTTCCAGCCACGTCAGCACCGACAGCGGCGGCGAATGCTCGGCTACGGCAATACGGGCGTTAATCAAAGAACTGGTCGGCAACGAAAACCCGGCCAAACCCTTAAGCGATAGTAAAATATCCGACTTATTGAACGAGAAAGGCATCAATGTGGCGCGTCGTACCATCGCCAAATACCGCGAAGCCATGTCGATTCCTTCCACCAGCCAAAGGAAACGGCTAATTTAA
- the hpf gene encoding ribosome hibernation-promoting factor, HPF/YfiA family — protein sequence MQISITGHHVEVTEALKAHVEDKISKLKRHFDNVVDVHVILTVEKLEQKAEATVQVSGAKLYADDTQEDMYVAIDNMVDKLDRQIVKHKEKLQNHR from the coding sequence ATGCAAATCAGTATCACAGGCCATCACGTTGAAGTTACCGAAGCGTTAAAAGCCCATGTAGAAGATAAAATCAGCAAGCTGAAACGCCATTTCGATAACGTGGTGGATGTACATGTCATTCTGACCGTCGAAAAGCTGGAACAAAAAGCCGAAGCCACGGTACAAGTATCCGGTGCCAAACTGTACGCCGACGATACCCAAGAAGACATGTACGTCGCTATCGATAATATGGTCGATAAATTGGATAGACAAATCGTCAAACACAAGGAAAAATTGCAAAATCACCGTTAA
- the rapZ gene encoding RNase adapter RapZ: MKLVIISGLSGSGKSIALDTLEDCGYYCIDNLPVTLLQGFIDHILLERNTTYNKTAIGIDARNQTEKLADFPDNLKYIRDKGIDCEVVYMQAEERILLKRYSETRRRHPLTTAARTLPEALEIEQEVLRPVALHADIVIDTSYTQYYQLRDLLKNRLGEKGKSNLSVLFQSFGFKFGIPLDADFVFDARSLPNPYWVAELRGLTGQDQPVIDFLQNETIVKEYLHDISQFIERWAPRFESDNRSYLTIAVGCTGGQHRSVYLVEMLGKQFRQTASNIIVRHRELR; the protein is encoded by the coding sequence ATGAAACTGGTCATCATCAGCGGCCTATCAGGCTCGGGAAAGAGTATCGCCCTGGATACATTGGAAGATTGCGGTTATTACTGCATCGACAATTTGCCGGTAACCTTGCTGCAAGGCTTCATCGATCATATTCTGTTGGAGCGCAATACCACTTACAACAAGACTGCAATCGGCATAGACGCCAGGAATCAAACCGAGAAGTTGGCGGATTTCCCCGACAATCTCAAATACATCCGCGATAAAGGCATAGACTGCGAAGTGGTCTACATGCAGGCCGAGGAACGCATATTGCTTAAACGCTACAGCGAAACCCGCCGCCGCCACCCTCTGACCACCGCGGCACGCACCCTGCCGGAAGCCTTGGAAATCGAGCAGGAAGTGTTGCGTCCCGTAGCCTTGCATGCCGATATCGTCATCGACACCAGTTACACGCAATATTACCAATTGCGCGATTTGCTCAAAAACCGCTTGGGCGAGAAGGGCAAAAGCAATTTATCCGTGTTGTTTCAATCGTTCGGCTTTAAATTCGGCATCCCGCTGGACGCGGATTTTGTGTTCGACGCCCGTAGCTTGCCCAATCCGTACTGGGTGGCCGAATTGCGCGGCTTGACCGGACAAGATCAGCCGGTGATCGACTTTCTGCAAAACGAAACCATCGTTAAAGAATATTTACACGACATCAGCCAATTCATTGAACGTTGGGCGCCGCGCTTCGAGTCGGATAACCGCAGCTATCTGACGATTGCCGTCGGATGCACCGGCGGTCAGCACCGTTCGGTGTACTTAGTGGAAATGCTGGGCAAGCAATTTCGCCAAACTGCGTCCAACATCATCGTCAGACACCGCGAATTGCGTTAA